One genomic segment of Methylocystis sp. SC2 includes these proteins:
- a CDS encoding SRPBCC family protein, producing MKITVEATVASPIEHVWRAYTNPDDIKRWNAASDDWHTTAATVDLREGGMFSSRMEAKDGSMGFDFAGTYTKIVAPRLIEYLFGDRTASVEFTDAEAGVNVRVTFDAEATHSIEQQRGGWQAILNNFARYVERSH from the coding sequence ATGAAAATTACGGTTGAAGCGACGGTGGCATCGCCGATCGAACACGTCTGGCGCGCCTATACGAACCCTGACGACATCAAACGATGGAATGCCGCGTCCGACGATTGGCACACGACGGCTGCAACGGTTGATTTGCGTGAGGGAGGAATGTTTTCTTCGCGCATGGAAGCCAAAGATGGCAGCATGGGTTTCGACTTTGCCGGGACCTACACGAAGATCGTTGCGCCAAGACTCATAGAATACCTCTTCGGCGATCGAACGGCCTCGGTCGAATTCACTGACGCCGAAGCGGGCGTCAATGTGCGGGTGACATTTGACGCGGAGGCGACGCATTCGATCGAGCAGCAGCGCGGCGGTTGGCAGGCGATCCTCAACAACTTCGCTCGCTATGTCGAAAGATCGCACTAA
- a CDS encoding nickel-dependent hydrogenase large subunit: MSELPEMSTSIGVEVTRIDDRVEAARVTPRRQVDATRILYGKAASGAPSLIGSVFTLCAASQRIASEAAVAAAQARPTPDALRWRWRRMLYAERIAEHLRASLLDWPGEKSDPRRLAHLPALRKALAAARAAGEKDDNSLHAALKEAASEIGAPLDAGRNPTGWFAELWRDALQFARVAPCSSDADFLAIGDADTVHRALRERNANFLARPQLPGRVAETGPFARHFAYLRRNVGLLAARLQARFLDIAYALDALARSTPLAGESDLVVARSIRPGEGFAMVDSPRGFLFHRVEIDASGAVTAYDILAPTEWNFHPAGPFVRALAATRLDVAEPRRFVATLAALFDPCASCDIRLREALHA, from the coding sequence ATGAGCGAATTGCCGGAGATGTCGACGAGCATTGGCGTCGAGGTGACGCGCATCGATGACAGAGTGGAAGCGGCAAGGGTCACGCCGCGACGACAGGTCGACGCCACGCGAATTCTCTATGGCAAGGCGGCGAGCGGCGCGCCGAGTCTGATCGGCTCGGTCTTCACCCTCTGCGCCGCCTCGCAGCGCATCGCAAGCGAAGCTGCGGTGGCGGCGGCGCAGGCGCGGCCCACGCCCGACGCCTTGCGGTGGCGTTGGAGACGCATGCTCTACGCCGAGCGGATCGCCGAACATTTGCGCGCGAGTCTGCTGGATTGGCCGGGCGAGAAAAGCGACCCCCGGCGTCTTGCGCATCTGCCGGCCTTGCGCAAGGCGCTTGCGGCCGCGCGCGCGGCCGGCGAGAAGGACGACAATTCTCTCCACGCCGCTTTGAAGGAGGCGGCAAGCGAAATCGGCGCGCCGCTTGACGCGGGTCGAAATCCTACAGGCTGGTTCGCCGAATTATGGCGAGACGCCTTGCAATTTGCGCGGGTCGCGCCCTGCTCCAGCGACGCCGACTTCCTTGCGATAGGCGACGCAGACACCGTGCATCGCGCCCTACGCGAGCGAAACGCCAATTTTCTTGCCCGCCCGCAACTGCCGGGACGCGTCGCCGAAACCGGGCCTTTCGCGCGTCACTTCGCTTACCTGCGCCGCAATGTCGGGCTGCTCGCGGCTAGGCTTCAGGCGCGCTTTCTCGATATTGCTTATGCTTTGGACGCGCTGGCGCGCAGCACGCCCTTGGCGGGCGAAAGCGATCTCGTCGTCGCGCGTTCGATCCGGCCCGGCGAAGGCTTCGCCATGGTGGATTCGCCGCGCGGATTTTTGTTCCATCGCGTCGAAATCGACGCATCGGGCGCCGTGACGGCATATGATATTCTCGCGCCGACGGAATGGAACTTCCATCCCGCCGGACCTTTCGTCCGAGCGCTCGCGGCGACGAGGCTCGACGTCGCCGAGCCCCGGCGATTTGTCGCGACGCTTGCGGCGCTGTTCGATCCCTGCGCATCTTGCGACATCAGACTTCGCGAGGCGCTGCATGCATGA
- a CDS encoding DUF1801 domain-containing protein, with translation MADKSSGKSKGVGKKNSGVSTVGKTTTTDRTHTNAYAVKPALLAGGNPQIPKGYGDAFVQAYIVALPGWKQDVGRRLDRLIIAAVPEMKKAVKWNSPFYGVEDNVWSLSFHCFTKYVRVAFFRGADLTPPPPGASTQKHVRYLDIHEGDAIDEAQFADWVRQASRLPGEKI, from the coding sequence ATGGCTGACAAGTCCTCCGGCAAATCGAAAGGGGTGGGCAAGAAGAATTCCGGCGTGTCGACGGTCGGGAAGACGACCACAACCGATCGGACGCACACCAATGCCTACGCCGTCAAACCCGCCCTCCTTGCGGGCGGCAATCCGCAGATCCCGAAGGGCTACGGCGACGCTTTCGTCCAGGCCTACATCGTCGCCTTGCCGGGCTGGAAACAGGACGTCGGCCGTCGGCTCGATCGACTCATCATCGCGGCCGTACCAGAGATGAAGAAGGCCGTAAAATGGAATTCCCCCTTCTATGGCGTCGAGGACAATGTCTGGAGCCTGAGCTTTCACTGCTTCACAAAATACGTGAGGGTGGCGTTCTTCCGCGGCGCGGATCTCACGCCGCCGCCACCAGGCGCCTCCACGCAGAAGCACGTCCGCTACCTCGACATCCATGAGGGCGACGCAATCGACGAGGCGCAATTCGCCGATTGGGTCCGGCAGGCGAGTCGGTTGCCTGGGGAGAAAATTTGA
- the hypB gene encoding hydrogenase nickel incorporation protein HypB gives MASHGDESIDYGAGLAGVHAPGLSQARIVKIERDILSKNDAYARENRHRLAANGNFALNFVSSPGSGKTSLLVRAIEDLKARREIVVIEGDQQTSNDAQRIRATGARALQINTGKGCHLDAHMVGHAIDTLAPERNALLFIENVGNLVCPSAFDLGEAHKVVVLSVTEGEDKPLKYPDMFAAADLMLLNKADLLPHLDFDVGACIAAALTVNPDLQTLVVSARSGEGMQAFYAWIEARAARVAVAE, from the coding sequence GTGGCGAGTCATGGCGATGAGTCGATCGATTACGGCGCGGGACTAGCGGGCGTTCATGCGCCCGGCCTCAGCCAGGCGCGCATCGTCAAGATCGAGCGCGACATTCTGTCGAAGAACGACGCCTATGCGCGCGAGAATCGTCATCGCCTCGCGGCCAACGGCAATTTCGCGCTGAATTTCGTCTCCAGTCCCGGTTCGGGAAAAACCAGTCTTCTCGTGCGCGCAATCGAGGATTTGAAGGCGCGACGCGAGATCGTCGTGATCGAAGGCGACCAGCAGACGTCGAACGACGCGCAGCGCATTCGCGCGACCGGCGCGCGCGCCTTGCAGATCAACACCGGCAAGGGCTGTCACCTCGACGCGCATATGGTCGGCCATGCGATCGATACGCTCGCGCCGGAAAGGAATGCGCTGCTCTTTATCGAAAATGTCGGAAATCTCGTCTGCCCGTCGGCTTTCGATCTCGGTGAGGCGCATAAGGTCGTCGTGCTGTCGGTGACGGAAGGCGAGGACAAGCCGCTCAAATATCCCGATATGTTCGCCGCCGCCGACTTGATGCTGCTCAACAAGGCCGACCTTCTGCCGCATCTCGATTTCGATGTCGGCGCTTGCATCGCGGCGGCGCTGACGGTCAATCCCGATCTGCAGACGCTCGTCGTTTCGGCGCGAAGCGGCGAAGGCATGCAGGCCTTCTACGCCTGGATCGAAGCGCGCGCCGCGCGCGTGGCGGTCGCGGAGTAA
- a CDS encoding SRPBCC family protein produces MLIFFACLVGLLGAVLFYASTKPNECNFSRSIHILAPPEKIFPLIDDPRAMNEWNPFVKADPNIKLSYSGPPNGVGAANDFDGNNKVGAGRAEIIESAPSSKVVVALRMDRPMKCQNRVEFTIVPNGNGTDVTWAMSGKQPFMGKLFSVFVNTEKMVSSAFETGLADLKARAEA; encoded by the coding sequence ATGCTCATATTCTTCGCCTGCTTGGTCGGCCTTCTCGGCGCAGTGCTGTTTTATGCTTCGACAAAGCCGAACGAATGCAATTTTTCACGGTCGATCCACATCTTGGCGCCGCCCGAGAAGATATTTCCGCTGATCGACGATCCGCGCGCCATGAACGAATGGAACCCTTTCGTGAAGGCCGATCCAAACATCAAGCTCTCCTATAGCGGCCCGCCAAACGGAGTCGGCGCCGCCAATGATTTCGACGGCAATAACAAGGTCGGCGCCGGCCGGGCGGAAATCATCGAGTCTGCGCCTTCGTCGAAAGTTGTCGTGGCGCTGCGCATGGATCGACCGATGAAATGCCAGAACCGTGTCGAGTTCACGATTGTCCCGAACGGGAACGGCACCGACGTCACTTGGGCAATGAGCGGCAAGCAACCATTCATGGGGAAGTTGTTCAGCGTTTTCGTCAACACCGAGAAAATGGTCTCGAGCGCTTTTGAGACCGGTCTCGCCGATTTGAAGGCGAGAGCTGAAGCTTAA
- a CDS encoding hydrogenase expression/formation protein, with protein sequence MKAGFWVAPEGAEEAMTIAPIGLDEDLSAGARRRLGGLAKRESEDLIRRCADVGSLLLELAQALALQKAEEQGRLFDITDRTADERELLDQALGAGEVSGVVALPDGVTAQIAESTMAGLWRVRFSDADDRLVGDYLEVGDVPEVVKRAAIVNARDVSFGEAPEGAMNVMPLLAEIRGRVMSFTPGDASHIVNFMLFPMTPQDMGFLQTSLGEGPVGLVSRGYGKCRIHATATRHVWSVQYFNAMDEIVLDTLEIGGVPVVALAATEDFHDSSERLREIHEAYFQ encoded by the coding sequence GTGAAAGCAGGATTTTGGGTGGCGCCGGAAGGCGCCGAAGAGGCGATGACGATCGCGCCGATCGGCCTCGACGAGGATCTTTCCGCGGGCGCCAGACGACGTCTCGGGGGCCTCGCGAAAAGAGAGTCGGAAGACCTCATTCGTCGTTGCGCCGATGTTGGAAGCCTTCTCCTCGAACTCGCGCAGGCGCTCGCCCTTCAGAAGGCGGAAGAGCAAGGCCGTCTCTTCGACATCACCGATCGCACGGCGGACGAGCGCGAACTCCTTGACCAGGCGCTCGGCGCGGGCGAGGTGAGCGGCGTCGTCGCGCTGCCGGACGGCGTCACCGCGCAAATCGCGGAGTCGACCATGGCCGGCCTTTGGCGCGTGCGCTTCAGCGACGCCGATGATCGGCTTGTCGGCGATTATCTCGAGGTCGGCGACGTCCCCGAGGTTGTGAAGCGCGCGGCGATCGTCAACGCGCGCGACGTTTCCTTTGGCGAAGCGCCCGAAGGCGCCATGAACGTCATGCCGCTGCTGGCGGAAATCCGTGGGCGGGTCATGTCCTTCACGCCAGGAGACGCGTCTCACATCGTCAATTTCATGCTGTTTCCGATGACGCCGCAGGACATGGGCTTTCTGCAGACGTCGCTCGGCGAAGGGCCTGTCGGCCTTGTGTCGCGCGGCTACGGCAAATGCCGCATTCATGCGACGGCGACGCGCCACGTCTGGTCCGTGCAATATTTCAACGCCATGGACGAGATCGTTCTCGATACGCTCGAAATCGGCGGCGTGCCTGTCGTCGCTTTGGCGGCGACCGAGGATTTTCATGATTCGAGCGAGCGGCTCCGCGAGATTCATGAGGCCTATTTCCAATGA
- a CDS encoding hydrogenase accessory protein has protein sequence MSPLLRRLIEQARLPLVDELSLEAFLDGVSKERAQALLFLSGEGANRPETGDVAVVLPELLAHFSDRLRGAVIAPEAEDRLRPRLHAYVSPSLVVMRGRDPVGVLPKIWDWADYIAKIEGFLDPCAPVLAGPKRPQVEISFSAGA, from the coding sequence ATGTCGCCTTTGCTGCGGCGCCTGATCGAACAGGCGCGGCTGCCGCTCGTGGACGAGTTGAGCCTCGAAGCGTTTCTCGATGGCGTGTCCAAGGAGCGCGCGCAGGCCCTGCTGTTCCTTTCCGGCGAGGGCGCGAATCGTCCCGAGACCGGCGATGTCGCGGTCGTGCTGCCGGAACTGTTGGCGCATTTTTCGGATCGGCTGCGCGGCGCCGTGATCGCGCCCGAAGCCGAAGATAGACTGCGTCCGCGGCTTCACGCCTATGTGTCGCCAAGCCTCGTCGTCATGCGCGGCCGCGATCCCGTCGGCGTCCTCCCGAAGATTTGGGACTGGGCCGATTACATCGCGAAGATCGAGGGTTTTCTCGACCCTTGCGCGCCTGTGCTCGCCGGGCCGAAGAGGCCGCAGGTCGAGATTTCCTTCAGCGCGGGAGCCTGA
- the hypA gene encoding hydrogenase maturation nickel metallochaperone HypA — protein sequence MHEMSLMEALIDLAEEEARKADARRVDVLRVAVGALSHVDPHALRFCFEAVVRGSMCEGAALDLQDVPGAGWCLDCGKEVALTERFGACPECGRHRVQMTRGDDFRLIELEVA from the coding sequence ATGCATGAGATGTCGCTGATGGAAGCCCTCATCGATCTCGCCGAGGAGGAGGCGCGCAAGGCCGACGCGCGCCGCGTCGACGTCCTGCGCGTCGCCGTCGGCGCGCTGAGCCATGTCGATCCGCACGCCTTGCGCTTTTGCTTTGAGGCCGTGGTTCGCGGCTCGATGTGCGAGGGCGCCGCCCTGGATTTGCAGGACGTTCCAGGCGCCGGCTGGTGTCTCGACTGCGGCAAGGAAGTCGCCTTGACCGAGCGTTTCGGGGCGTGCCCCGAATGCGGACGTCATCGCGTTCAAATGACCCGCGGCGACGATTTTCGCCTCATCGAACTGGAGGTCGCCTGA
- a CDS encoding antibiotic biosynthesis monooxygenase, which produces MASHEVAKIDADAACVTLINVYEVEPEKQADLVRLLSEATETVFRRQPGFVSVSVHSAMDGKRIVNYAQWASKEHFEDFMKKPETQQKLKQFAALVKTVSPGLYKVNAVHAE; this is translated from the coding sequence ATGGCCAGTCACGAAGTTGCGAAAATTGACGCCGACGCCGCCTGCGTGACGCTCATCAATGTCTACGAAGTGGAGCCGGAAAAGCAGGCCGACCTTGTGCGCCTGCTGTCCGAGGCGACCGAGACGGTCTTCCGACGGCAACCGGGCTTCGTCTCAGTCAGCGTCCACAGCGCCATGGACGGCAAGCGGATCGTGAACTATGCCCAGTGGGCGTCGAAGGAGCATTTCGAGGACTTCATGAAGAAGCCCGAAACCCAGCAAAAGTTGAAACAATTCGCGGCCCTTGTGAAAACAGTATCGCCTGGTCTTTACAAGGTGAACGCCGTGCACGCGGAATGA
- a CDS encoding helix-turn-helix transcriptional regulator: MPDPLSATLAALADPTRRAILARLAQGEASVNELSAPFSISQPAISKHLKVLERAGLISRGRLAQSRPCRLEAAPLRDLSGWLETYRRFWDQSFDRLDAYLNELQKGNPDEPRN, encoded by the coding sequence ATGCCAGACCCTCTGAGCGCTACGCTCGCCGCTTTGGCGGACCCGACACGGCGCGCCATCCTGGCCCGGCTGGCGCAAGGCGAGGCGTCCGTCAACGAACTCTCCGCGCCCTTTTCCATCAGCCAGCCGGCGATTTCGAAACACCTCAAGGTTTTGGAGCGTGCTGGCCTCATCAGCCGCGGGCGGCTTGCGCAGTCTCGGCCGTGCCGGTTGGAGGCGGCGCCGCTGCGCGATCTGTCCGGGTGGCTGGAGACCTACCGTCGCTTCTGGGATCAAAGCTTCGACCGTCTCGACGCCTATCTGAACGAACTGCAGAAGGGGAATCCCGATGAGCCTCGCAACTGA
- a CDS encoding sigma-70 family RNA polymerase sigma factor, protein MSEMNPDRVFARQRPRLVRLAYRMLGTIADAEDVVQDAWLRWLATDREAVRDPSAFLRTIVTHLCLNELKSARRRREIYIGPWLPEPIVEPENAEDGIDDITLPLMVALESLSPLERAAFLLHDVFGAGFDEVAETIGRETATCRKLASRARERLRSARPRFPVAKEHGLKIASAFFAASRSGDIEALRSLLAEDVVAYADGGGKVSASPQPLVGLRRVLERHAALARGFTVTPSRLIRYGVISGLPGFVSIEAEGVLQTTALQIEQGKVVGLYVTRNPDKLRHLRMFSQEVMEALALGAKGAAAARPEYARTSRRERGRFRISATGGGEGVAVGPI, encoded by the coding sequence ATGTCGGAAATGAATCCCGACAGGGTCTTTGCGCGCCAGCGTCCGCGGTTGGTTCGGCTCGCCTACCGGATGTTGGGAACGATCGCGGACGCGGAGGACGTGGTTCAGGATGCTTGGCTGCGTTGGCTCGCGACGGATCGAGAGGCGGTGCGCGATCCGTCGGCCTTCCTGCGCACGATCGTCACACACCTTTGCCTGAACGAACTCAAATCCGCGAGGCGCCGGCGCGAGATCTATATCGGACCATGGTTGCCGGAGCCGATTGTCGAACCGGAAAACGCGGAAGACGGGATCGACGACATCACGTTGCCGCTGATGGTGGCGCTGGAAAGCCTGTCGCCGCTGGAACGGGCCGCCTTCCTGCTGCACGACGTGTTCGGCGCCGGTTTCGACGAGGTCGCTGAAACGATCGGCCGCGAAACGGCGACCTGTCGAAAACTGGCCAGTCGCGCGCGAGAACGACTTCGCTCGGCCCGGCCACGGTTTCCAGTCGCCAAGGAGCATGGCCTGAAGATCGCGTCCGCCTTCTTCGCCGCCTCCCGAAGCGGCGACATCGAAGCGCTGCGGTCGCTGCTGGCGGAGGATGTCGTCGCCTATGCGGACGGCGGCGGCAAGGTTTCCGCGTCGCCGCAGCCGCTGGTTGGCCTTCGTAGAGTGCTGGAGCGCCACGCAGCCCTTGCTCGCGGTTTCACGGTGACCCCGTCTCGACTGATCCGCTATGGCGTCATCAGCGGCTTGCCAGGATTCGTCTCGATCGAGGCCGAGGGCGTCCTGCAGACGACGGCCTTGCAGATCGAGCAAGGGAAGGTCGTCGGCCTCTACGTCACGCGAAATCCCGACAAGCTGCGACATTTGCGGATGTTTTCGCAGGAGGTGATGGAGGCGCTGGCGCTTGGCGCCAAAGGCGCGGCGGCGGCGCGTCCAGAATATGCGCGCACCAGCCGCCGAGAACGCGGGCGGTTTCGAATAAGCGCTACCGGGGGCGGGGAGGGGGTGGCGGTCGGGCCGATTTAA
- a CDS encoding sugar transferase translates to MDEYAVHGIEIDEVWLSDDVTSLSDDILERVSEQCGERGLRFTRISEALNLAPSVVRASGDWRSDADDPMRLGGYFKLKRIIDLIGAGALLLALMPLTLIAAYLVLVDVGAPMIFWQQRIGQNGRRFLLYKFRTYHAPYDKHGRKIPEDQRLSKIGRAIRAARLDEIPQLLNVLIGDMSLIGPRPLLPHDQPSDPRRRLLARPGITGWAQLNGGTIVTPDEKDALDIWYIHHASIWLDLKIVVSTFLFAFKGEKVNDLVLQQAMRWRNENATVTRFVQAEQFAPESLLEARSRY, encoded by the coding sequence GTGGACGAATATGCGGTACACGGCATTGAGATCGACGAGGTCTGGCTCTCGGATGACGTGACGAGTTTGTCCGATGACATTTTAGAGCGGGTGAGCGAGCAATGTGGGGAGCGAGGGCTTAGATTTACGCGAATCTCCGAAGCGCTGAATTTGGCGCCTTCGGTCGTTCGCGCTTCCGGCGACTGGCGTAGCGATGCCGATGACCCGATGCGACTCGGCGGTTATTTCAAGTTGAAGCGTATTATCGATCTCATAGGAGCCGGCGCACTGCTCCTGGCGCTTATGCCGCTGACGCTAATCGCCGCATATTTGGTGCTCGTCGATGTCGGGGCGCCGATGATTTTTTGGCAACAGAGAATCGGCCAAAACGGGCGTAGATTTCTGCTCTACAAATTCCGCACATACCACGCGCCTTACGATAAGCACGGCCGAAAAATTCCGGAAGACCAGCGTCTTTCCAAAATTGGCCGCGCCATCCGCGCTGCGCGACTGGATGAAATTCCGCAATTGTTGAACGTGCTGATCGGCGATATGTCGCTCATTGGCCCACGTCCGCTTCTCCCTCACGACCAGCCCAGCGATCCGCGTCGGCGCCTCTTGGCGCGGCCAGGCATAACTGGATGGGCGCAGCTCAATGGCGGAACGATCGTGACGCCTGACGAAAAAGACGCGCTGGATATTTGGTACATCCATCACGCGTCGATATGGCTGGATCTCAAGATCGTGGTGAGCACCTTCTTGTTCGCGTTTAAGGGCGAGAAGGTGAACGATCTTGTTTTGCAGCAGGCGATGCGCTGGCGCAACGAGAATGCGACCGTGACGAGGTTCGTCCAGGCAGAGCAGTTCGCGCCAGAAAGCTTGCTTGAGGCGCGTTCTCGCTATTGA
- a CDS encoding rubredoxin translates to MSFENFDAPRDLDGGAKMECGVCWHVYDPAAGDDVWQIPPGVSFSALPAYWRCPNCDAPQAKFMRLADERDG, encoded by the coding sequence ATGAGCTTCGAGAATTTCGATGCGCCTCGCGATTTGGACGGCGGCGCCAAAATGGAATGCGGCGTGTGCTGGCATGTCTATGATCCCGCCGCTGGCGACGACGTCTGGCAGATTCCGCCCGGCGTCTCCTTCAGCGCGCTGCCCGCATATTGGCGCTGTCCGAATTGCGACGCGCCGCAGGCGAAATTCATGAGGCTCGCCGATGAGCGCGATGGTTGA
- the hybE gene encoding [NiFe]-hydrogenase assembly chaperone HybE has protein sequence MSAMVDAAREAAATLAGARLADHYRRVHVAMRDLPICNPALEIEAIGFRPYGGHALGVILTPWFMNLMICAADAEELPPKAPGETAYWPLTAGRVGFVVGRLEGFGRVDSCSLFSPMDEFADHAAARAVALAALDQLFDPAPTDAREAAARRPAVLDRRSLIFGAKRDEAHVAP, from the coding sequence ATGAGCGCGATGGTTGACGCCGCGCGCGAAGCGGCGGCGACGCTCGCCGGCGCGCGGCTCGCCGATCACTACCGGCGCGTCCATGTAGCGATGCGCGATCTGCCGATCTGCAATCCGGCGCTGGAGATCGAAGCGATCGGCTTCCGGCCCTATGGCGGCCACGCGCTCGGCGTCATTCTCACGCCCTGGTTCATGAACCTTATGATCTGCGCCGCGGACGCCGAGGAACTCCCGCCGAAGGCTCCAGGCGAAACGGCCTATTGGCCGCTGACCGCCGGGCGCGTGGGCTTTGTCGTTGGACGGCTCGAAGGCTTCGGCCGCGTCGACAGCTGCTCGCTCTTTTCGCCGATGGACGAGTTTGCCGATCACGCCGCGGCGCGCGCCGTCGCGCTCGCCGCGCTCGACCAATTGTTCGATCCCGCTCCGACAGATGCGCGGGAGGCCGCGGCGCGCAGACCCGCTGTGCTGGATCGACGTTCGCTCATTTTTGGCGCGAAGCGCGACGAAGCGCATGTCGCGCCATGA
- a CDS encoding AAA family ATPase, with the protein MSDFFCAADADGCEASNPAKVTPVPTGNPGPTPDDIRARIHTVEKTFTPGRPISSLAELVGREASLRELLRVVASPGRHAFVVGGRGAGKTSMISCFLDCASRAAPQITCVRMNCENSSFKAIWSKVLKRILALQGRAPTQFDNVDLSRLDVEFELACVKSPLLLVFDDFDEVSNLEDLAKFANLIKVICDNAVDAKLILVGSPGAATLFKRAHISVQRHLQIIPLDELDPANVQEFLSDRWRQCGFEIMDDALSLAMELSCGLPYSCQVIGKHAALLALSHKRNVITVEDVAAATGQVDEHILLMSAINSKQALNRRSD; encoded by the coding sequence TTGTCTGATTTTTTTTGCGCCGCGGATGCGGACGGCTGCGAAGCCTCAAATCCCGCTAAGGTTACGCCTGTGCCAACCGGAAACCCAGGTCCGACCCCAGACGATATACGGGCTAGAATACATACTGTAGAAAAGACATTTACTCCTGGAAGGCCTATTTCCTCCCTCGCAGAACTGGTTGGCCGCGAAGCCAGCCTGCGCGAACTGCTCCGTGTCGTCGCCAGTCCAGGAAGGCATGCCTTCGTCGTCGGCGGACGGGGAGCCGGCAAAACGTCGATGATCAGCTGCTTTTTAGACTGCGCGAGCAGAGCAGCCCCTCAAATCACATGCGTTCGCATGAACTGTGAAAACTCAAGTTTTAAGGCGATCTGGAGTAAGGTTTTAAAAAGAATCCTGGCGCTCCAGGGAAGAGCGCCGACCCAATTTGATAACGTTGATCTTTCACGCCTTGACGTGGAATTCGAATTGGCCTGTGTGAAATCGCCTCTCTTGCTTGTATTCGATGATTTTGATGAAGTATCAAACCTAGAAGACTTAGCCAAATTTGCTAATTTGATAAAGGTAATCTGCGATAATGCCGTGGACGCTAAGCTCATATTGGTTGGATCGCCGGGAGCTGCAACACTCTTTAAGAGAGCGCACATATCTGTTCAAAGGCATTTGCAGATAATACCCTTGGACGAGCTTGATCCTGCGAACGTGCAGGAATTCCTATCGGATCGCTGGAGGCAGTGCGGATTCGAGATAATGGACGATGCTCTGTCGCTCGCCATGGAATTAAGCTGCGGGCTCCCTTACTCCTGCCAGGTTATCGGCAAGCATGCCGCTCTTTTGGCTTTGTCTCACAAAAGGAACGTAATAACCGTAGAAGACGTCGCCGCGGCGACGGGGCAGGTGGACGAACACATCCTTTTAATGAGCGCAATCAACTCAAAACAGGCGTTGAACAGGCGCAGTGATTAG
- a CDS encoding SRPBCC domain-containing protein, translated as MSLATDLSCPTLVVSRHFAAPPELLFDAWFDPKAVGAWLFATPGGVSKHVEIDARVGGGFAIQEQRGEILATHFGEYREILRPRRIVFTFGSSKDGPFSVVTVDIKPDGAGSVLTLTHRLLPEWASVDVSVRAGWESALEGLARATGEDGDGHTLVIHRTFDAPRILVWKAWTEANHLLRWMCPAAFKVLFAENDLRIGGKWRSGMRSPEGEDFIHCGEYLEIEKPSRLVFTHTWESNRLEPRANTKITVVLNEIGGKTQMIFIHAGLATEESACSHQHGWTGAFENLAQLASELVQKIH; from the coding sequence ATGAGCCTCGCAACTGACTTGTCTTGCCCGACGCTTGTCGTTTCGCGTCATTTCGCCGCGCCGCCGGAGCTTCTCTTCGACGCCTGGTTTGATCCGAAGGCCGTCGGCGCATGGCTGTTCGCTACGCCTGGCGGCGTCTCGAAACATGTCGAGATTGACGCGCGCGTCGGCGGCGGTTTCGCGATTCAGGAGCAACGCGGCGAGATATTGGCGACGCATTTCGGCGAATACCGCGAAATCCTCCGTCCCCGTCGAATCGTTTTCACTTTCGGAAGCAGCAAGGATGGTCCCTTCAGCGTCGTGACCGTGGACATCAAACCAGACGGCGCAGGAAGCGTCCTCACGCTCACGCATCGCCTCTTGCCGGAATGGGCGTCGGTCGACGTCAGCGTGCGCGCCGGCTGGGAAAGCGCTCTCGAAGGATTGGCGCGCGCTACGGGTGAGGACGGCGACGGCCATACGTTGGTCATACATCGAACCTTCGACGCACCGCGAATTCTCGTGTGGAAGGCTTGGACGGAAGCCAACCATCTGCTGCGCTGGATGTGCCCTGCGGCGTTCAAGGTGCTGTTCGCCGAGAATGATCTGCGCATCGGCGGCAAATGGCGTTCGGGCATGCGCTCGCCGGAAGGCGAGGACTTCATCCATTGCGGAGAATATCTGGAAATCGAGAAACCTTCGCGTCTTGTCTTTACGCACACATGGGAGAGCAACCGCCTTGAACCGCGCGCGAACACCAAGATCACCGTGGTTCTCAATGAAATTGGCGGCAAGACCCAGATGATCTTCATCCATGCAGGCCTCGCGACCGAAGAGTCCGCGTGCTCGCATCAACATGGCTGGACCGGCGCGTTCGAGAATCTCGCGCAACTTGCGAGCGAACTCGTCCAGAAAATTCACTGA